A window of Microbacterium sp. Root61 genomic DNA:
CGCGGCTCGTATCTCGGCAGCGCGTCCGCCCTGGAGCCGGGGGCCTTCTCCGTCGTGCACCTCTCCGCGACCAACCCGGGCTCCGGCATCGTCGCGATCGAGACCCACGAGCCGCAGCCCTAGTCGCCGGCAGCGTTCCGAGACGCGTCCGACAGGGTGCGTCATCCGTGATCGTGGGCAGATTCCCGTGCGCTGTTCATCTTCTGTTTACCTTTCCAGCCCAGTCGATTAACAGTGGCTGATTACGTTTCTGAGCGAGCCCCGCACCGGGCTCGTTCCCCTGACACGTGAAGGATTCACACAGTGAAGATCTCCCGCATCGCCCAGCTGGGCGCTGTCGCCGCAATCGCGGCCCTCACACTCGCCGGCTGCGCCTCGAACGAGGGCGGCGGCGCGACGTCACCTTCCGCTTCCGACGTGCCCACGCTCTCCGGCACGATCAACGGCTCCGGCGCCACCTCGCAGCAGGTCGCCGTCCAGGCCTGGACCGCTGAGTTCCAGGGCACCAACCCCGAGGTGACGGTCAACTACGACCCGCAGGGCTCGGGCACCGGTCGCGAGTCCTTCCAGTCCGGCGCCGTGAACTTCGCCGGCTCGGACCGCGCATTCAAGGTCGACGAGATCACCGCCGGACCGTTCGACGCGTGCGTCGCCGGCTCCGACATCGTCGAGATCCCCGCCTACGTCTCGCCGATCGCGATCATCTTCCAGATCGACGGCGTCGACTCGCTCGACCTGGACGCCGCAACCATCGCGGGCATCTTCGCCGGCACGATCACCAACTGGAACGACCCGGCCATCGCCGCGACCAACCCGGACGCGAAGCTGCCCGACCTGGCGATCACGCCCGTGCACCGCTCCGACAAGTCGGGCACGACCGGCAACTTCACCGACTACCTCGCGGCCAACGCCGAGTCCACCTGGACCTTCGGCTCGGTCGAGGAATGGCCGATCCAGGGCGGCGAGGCCGCACAGGGCACCTCGGGCGTCGTCAACGC
This region includes:
- the pstS gene encoding phosphate ABC transporter substrate-binding protein PstS; the encoded protein is MKISRIAQLGAVAAIAALTLAGCASNEGGGATSPSASDVPTLSGTINGSGATSQQVAVQAWTAEFQGTNPEVTVNYDPQGSGTGRESFQSGAVNFAGSDRAFKVDEITAGPFDACVAGSDIVEIPAYVSPIAIIFQIDGVDSLDLDAATIAGIFAGTITNWNDPAIAATNPDAKLPDLAITPVHRSDKSGTTGNFTDYLAANAESTWTFGSVEEWPIQGGEAAQGTSGVVNAVKGGQGTIGYADSSQATGIASVNVKVGDEFVGHSAEGAAIAVDASPFEEGRADTDLAISIDRTTTEAGAYPVVLISYLIGCAEYADADAAALVKGFFNTAISEAGQETAATNAGSAPISDALRTKAQAAVDAIK